A single genomic interval of uncultured Sphaerochaeta sp. harbors:
- a CDS encoding carbohydrate ABC transporter permease gives MMRDTITQEQARSLNEKAIKRKQVLTILQYALAVFVTLFMVFPLYWMFISSVKSQEEILLALPTFWPKEWHFENYSNVMQRANFSKYYYNTIVMTAGILISQVVTGVLAAYGFSKGKFKGKKVLFVLVLGALMIPLQVTFIPLYIMFANWKLTDTFLGLILPEMVSPYYIFMMRQAFLTVDDSYIEAAKIDGMGRLGIITRVLVPMCKSTLITITLVTFTNGWNSYFWPKIIAKNEVRRVLTVGLVHLRNTFAGLDTMNNHEIMAGAVMSVLPVIVLFFIFQKYMLTGYEKTAMK, from the coding sequence ATGATGCGTGATACAATAACACAAGAGCAAGCACGATCGCTGAACGAGAAGGCTATCAAAAGGAAGCAGGTACTCACAATCCTGCAATATGCATTAGCTGTATTTGTGACATTATTCATGGTATTTCCATTATATTGGATGTTCATTTCTTCGGTAAAATCACAGGAAGAAATACTGCTTGCGCTTCCAACCTTCTGGCCAAAGGAGTGGCATTTTGAAAATTACTCGAATGTAATGCAACGTGCCAATTTCAGCAAGTATTACTACAATACAATCGTAATGACTGCAGGTATCCTTATCAGTCAGGTCGTCACAGGCGTACTAGCAGCCTATGGGTTTTCCAAAGGAAAGTTCAAAGGAAAGAAGGTCTTGTTTGTATTGGTACTTGGTGCACTCATGATTCCCTTGCAAGTGACATTCATTCCTTTGTATATCATGTTTGCAAATTGGAAGCTTACCGACACATTCCTTGGCCTGATTCTACCAGAAATGGTCTCTCCCTATTATATTTTCATGATGCGGCAAGCATTTCTTACCGTAGACGATTCCTATATAGAAGCAGCCAAGATAGATGGAATGGGGAGGCTGGGTATTATAACGAGAGTACTCGTACCTATGTGTAAATCCACCTTGATCACCATTACATTAGTTACTTTTACCAATGGATGGAATTCCTATTTCTGGCCGAAGATCATTGCCAAGAATGAGGTACGACGAGTATTGACTGTTGGCTTGGTCCATCTCCGCAATACCTTTGCAGGACTTGATACCATGAACAACCATGAGATTATGGCAGGTGCAGTCATGAGTGTCCTCCCAGTTATTGTACTGTTTTTCATCTTCCAGAAATATATGCTTACCGGGTATGAAAAGACAGCAATGAAATAA
- the map gene encoding type I methionyl aminopeptidase, whose product MIRLKTEAQIAGIREACHLTAELMHNLSSYIQEGMSTFDIDQYCYQFIVNHKGVPAFLHYEGFPATACISVNEEVIHGIPSKKRIIQEGDLVDVDLGINMNGHFSDMARTFIVGKTKDEYQQLCDVTEESLRLGIEAASQKGARIQDIGAAVYKHARKHGYGVVRDYCGHGVGLDVHEEPEIPNYTSSYLPNPRIREGMVLAIEPMINLGTHKVRLLSNDWTVVTADGLPSAHFEDTVAITKHGLEVLTVF is encoded by the coding sequence ATGATTCGTTTAAAGACTGAAGCACAGATTGCTGGCATACGAGAAGCTTGTCATCTCACAGCTGAGCTTATGCATAACCTCTCCTCTTATATACAGGAAGGGATGTCCACGTTTGATATTGACCAGTACTGTTACCAGTTTATTGTGAACCATAAAGGGGTCCCTGCATTCCTTCATTATGAGGGGTTTCCTGCTACAGCCTGTATTTCAGTCAATGAGGAGGTAATCCATGGGATTCCTTCGAAGAAACGAATTATTCAGGAAGGCGATCTGGTTGATGTTGATCTGGGTATCAACATGAATGGGCACTTTTCCGACATGGCAAGGACATTCATCGTTGGAAAGACCAAGGATGAGTACCAGCAGCTCTGTGATGTCACAGAAGAGAGTCTGCGTCTCGGTATTGAGGCGGCTTCTCAAAAAGGAGCTCGGATCCAGGATATTGGAGCTGCTGTCTACAAACATGCCAGAAAGCATGGATATGGAGTTGTGAGAGACTACTGTGGCCATGGTGTCGGGCTTGATGTACATGAGGAGCCTGAAATTCCAAACTACACCAGCTCCTATTTGCCAAACCCTCGTATTCGGGAGGGCATGGTATTGGCTATTGAGCCTATGATCAACTTGGGAACCCATAAAGTAAGACTTCTTTCAAATGATTGGACAGTCGTTACGGCAGACGGGTTGCCATCTGCACATTTTGAGGATACTGTTGCTATTACAAAACATGGCTTGGAAGTTCTGACGGTTTTCTAG
- the secG gene encoding preprotein translocase subunit SecG codes for MGVLSIILLVLFVVVSLLLIFLVAVQDEHSEGLGGIFGGGSNTAFGSHTSSVVTKATGTLAVLFLLLALLVAFVNKSPSQDELLDSVTTEQVQQTTDWWTSGEGAAAAETVTEAN; via the coding sequence ATGGGTGTTTTGAGCATTATTCTGTTGGTATTATTCGTCGTCGTCAGTCTTCTGTTGATTTTCCTTGTCGCAGTACAGGATGAGCATAGTGAAGGCCTGGGCGGAATTTTTGGTGGTGGAAGCAATACCGCCTTTGGGTCCCACACAAGCAGTGTGGTAACCAAGGCTACAGGGACGCTTGCAGTCTTGTTCTTGCTATTGGCCCTTTTGGTGGCTTTCGTGAACAAATCGCCATCACAGGATGAGTTGCTCGATTCCGTCACTACGGAACAGGTTCAACAGACTACCGATTGGTGGACAAGTGGCGAAGGTGCAGCAGCAGCTGAAACAGTTACTGAAGCCAACTAG
- a CDS encoding peptidylprolyl isomerase, with product MKRRFSVLAVILLIGTMAFAATIGAPAATVRLTKTTPISMANLDAEVAQYKASAAEQGEDPESVDPLQVLNLLINNELFRQGAARDGVKITDAMVDSAYDSQKANLEASSGQAFTDAQFDQIITNNFGSVDAYRKAIQEQLMVDSYVRMKKADMLSAKVQISDAEVSSFYRKNKTRFVSPETVKLSHIYIPFTNDSQKDSQNKTLLENVARDIKSGSLSFEKAVVQYSQDTQSKNKAGDIGWLTMDNTEALAGLGDAFFDVAFTTDVGNVSDVVTSNTGYHILKILAYNDTKILQLEDQISPTTSTTVEQYIRSELAAAKQQSNYYAAINSLVDDLRKSATVNILYK from the coding sequence ATGAAACGTAGATTTAGTGTTTTGGCTGTCATTCTGCTCATCGGCACAATGGCCTTTGCTGCAACGATTGGTGCCCCTGCCGCAACAGTGAGGCTCACCAAGACCACACCCATCAGCATGGCAAATCTTGATGCAGAAGTAGCACAGTACAAGGCAAGTGCAGCAGAGCAGGGAGAAGACCCTGAAAGCGTTGACCCACTGCAGGTATTGAATCTTCTGATCAACAATGAACTATTTCGTCAGGGTGCTGCCCGTGATGGTGTCAAGATAACTGATGCGATGGTAGATAGTGCTTATGATTCCCAGAAGGCCAATCTTGAGGCTTCTTCTGGGCAGGCATTCACCGATGCACAATTCGACCAGATTATTACCAATAACTTCGGTTCTGTTGATGCATATCGCAAAGCTATCCAGGAACAGTTGATGGTTGACTCCTATGTACGTATGAAGAAAGCCGATATGCTTAGTGCAAAGGTCCAGATCTCTGACGCTGAAGTTAGCTCCTTCTATCGCAAGAACAAGACTCGTTTTGTCAGCCCTGAAACAGTGAAACTGAGTCATATCTATATTCCTTTTACCAATGACTCCCAGAAAGACTCACAGAACAAGACGCTTCTGGAAAATGTTGCAAGAGATATCAAGAGCGGATCCCTTTCATTTGAGAAAGCAGTGGTCCAGTACTCACAAGATACTCAGAGCAAGAATAAGGCTGGTGATATTGGTTGGCTGACCATGGATAATACTGAAGCGCTTGCTGGTCTTGGAGATGCTTTCTTTGATGTGGCATTCACTACAGATGTGGGAAATGTCAGTGATGTAGTAACCAGCAATACCGGATACCATATCCTAAAAATTCTTGCGTACAATGATACCAAGATTCTTCAGTTGGAGGATCAGATCAGTCCAACCACTTCCACTACGGTAGAACAGTACATCAGAAGTGAACTTGCTGCCGCAAAGCAACAATCGAACTACTATGCGGCGATCAACAGCCTGGTGGATGATTTGAGAAAATCTGCCACTGTTAATATTTTGTATAAATAA
- a CDS encoding sugar ABC transporter permease: protein MKQRTPLQRRIESGKDFATVLPALLFLGLFIYYPVVQVVRISFTNWNLINDNYKYVGLKNWIWLFQGSGTKYLLNSLKVTALFTLGELTITIVGGMIFALIMNRITASFSVMRALVFLPKYVAMSSAAVVFIWILNTQNGILNFFIEQFGGERVNWLGDRNRALLSILMLTGWRTVGYGMMIYIASMRGISKNYYEAASIDGASKWIQFSRITLPLLSPTTLFLFVTTFISAMKVFQSVDVLTSGGPYRSTEVIVFMIYKYAMEDFRMDRASTIAVVFFLVLLAITAATMKISNRRVNYDA, encoded by the coding sequence ATGAAACAACGTACTCCACTACAACGACGTATAGAATCAGGAAAGGACTTTGCAACTGTTCTTCCTGCACTACTTTTTTTAGGGCTGTTCATTTACTATCCAGTAGTACAGGTGGTAAGAATCAGTTTCACCAATTGGAATTTGATCAATGATAACTATAAATATGTGGGACTGAAGAACTGGATCTGGTTGTTTCAGGGATCTGGCACAAAGTATCTCTTGAATTCTCTGAAAGTAACAGCGCTCTTTACCCTTGGAGAACTTACCATCACTATCGTTGGTGGTATGATCTTTGCGCTTATCATGAACCGAATCACTGCATCGTTTTCCGTCATGCGTGCTCTAGTATTTCTCCCAAAATATGTAGCTATGTCCAGCGCAGCAGTTGTCTTCATATGGATATTGAATACACAGAACGGTATTCTTAACTTTTTCATTGAACAATTCGGGGGAGAACGCGTCAATTGGTTGGGTGACCGAAACCGCGCCCTGCTGTCAATTCTTATGCTGACAGGATGGAGAACAGTTGGCTATGGCATGATGATCTATATTGCTTCAATGCGAGGTATCAGCAAGAACTACTATGAAGCGGCCTCAATAGATGGTGCAAGCAAGTGGATCCAATTTTCAAGAATCACTCTACCTCTTCTCTCTCCAACTACACTTTTCCTTTTTGTGACAACTTTTATCTCTGCTATGAAGGTATTCCAATCGGTAGATGTACTTACTTCTGGAGGGCCATACCGTTCCACTGAAGTAATTGTTTTCATGATTTACAAGTATGCGATGGAAGATTTCCGAATGGATCGTGCATCCACCATTGCAGTAGTCTTCTTCCTCGTGCTGCTAGCTATCACCGCTGCTACGATGAAAATCTCCAACAGGAGGGTGAACTATGATGCGTGA
- a CDS encoding glycerophosphodiester phosphodiesterase: MKVIAHRGFSGVYPENTMLAFEKALEAGCTAIELDVHLSKDGSLVIIHDETLDRTTDAVGFVRDFTLAELQKCNAGTINTFQSIPTLDEYFTWARNHGIYTNIEIKTDRYYYQGIEQDTLDLINKHDLKDQCLISSFNHGSVIRMKQLDSSILCAFLVDAKGLGAAGAYCASFGVEYYHPNGVSLTQRAVEECHDHGVKVNVWTVDSLDRMHDMKTWKVDGVISNYCDSVLKLV, from the coding sequence ATGAAGGTTATTGCACATAGAGGATTTAGTGGTGTATATCCTGAGAACACCATGCTTGCATTTGAGAAAGCACTGGAAGCTGGGTGTACTGCCATTGAATTGGATGTACATTTATCAAAAGATGGTTCACTGGTGATCATCCATGATGAAACGCTGGATAGAACTACTGATGCTGTAGGGTTTGTACGTGACTTCACCCTAGCAGAGCTGCAAAAATGTAATGCTGGAACAATCAACACTTTCCAATCAATTCCAACACTTGATGAGTACTTCACATGGGCAAGAAACCATGGAATATATACCAATATAGAAATCAAGACCGATCGTTACTACTACCAAGGAATTGAACAAGATACATTGGATTTAATCAATAAGCATGATTTGAAAGATCAATGCCTTATCAGCTCTTTTAATCATGGTTCAGTAATCAGAATGAAACAACTTGACAGCTCGATACTCTGTGCATTTCTGGTTGATGCAAAAGGACTTGGAGCAGCTGGCGCTTATTGTGCGAGCTTTGGTGTTGAGTATTATCATCCCAACGGGGTTTCCCTTACACAGCGGGCAGTTGAAGAATGCCATGACCATGGAGTCAAGGTGAATGTATGGACTGTCGATAGCCTTGATCGTATGCACGATATGAAAACCTGGAAAGTGGACGGAGTCATTTCCAATTATTGTGATTCTGTCTTAAAATTGGTTTAG
- the tpiA gene encoding triose-phosphate isomerase → MRKPYIAGNWKMNMTPSEGAAFAKELAKAVEGTNTKVMVAPPYVTIPAVLEALKGSEIIVAAQNMSDNLKGAFTGEVSATMLKDLGVTNVILGHSERRALYGETDAFINRKVLLALAEGMDVDLCIGETLEEREAGKLEEVLSRQVEEGLKGVSAEQMKHITLAYEPVWAIGTGKTATPEDADAAHAYVRSLVEKLYNKGVAEELIIQYGGSVKASNVKALMSKEHIDGALVGGASLSVEQFLPIVNFDK, encoded by the coding sequence ATGAGAAAACCCTATATCGCTGGAAACTGGAAAATGAACATGACTCCAAGCGAAGGTGCAGCCTTCGCTAAGGAGCTTGCAAAGGCAGTGGAAGGAACAAACACAAAGGTGATGGTTGCTCCCCCTTACGTCACAATCCCTGCTGTGCTCGAAGCACTCAAGGGCTCTGAGATTATTGTTGCTGCACAGAACATGAGCGACAACCTGAAGGGTGCATTCACTGGTGAGGTGAGTGCAACCATGCTCAAGGATCTTGGTGTTACCAATGTTATTCTTGGGCACAGTGAAAGACGTGCCCTTTATGGTGAAACAGATGCTTTCATCAACAGAAAGGTGTTGCTTGCACTCGCTGAGGGCATGGATGTCGATCTGTGTATCGGTGAGACCCTGGAAGAACGTGAGGCAGGTAAACTTGAAGAAGTATTGAGCCGACAGGTAGAAGAAGGTCTGAAGGGTGTCTCTGCAGAGCAGATGAAGCATATCACATTGGCTTACGAACCTGTTTGGGCTATTGGGACGGGAAAGACAGCAACCCCTGAAGATGCTGACGCTGCACATGCTTATGTTCGTAGTCTTGTTGAAAAACTCTACAATAAGGGTGTTGCAGAAGAGCTGATTATACAGTATGGTGGTTCAGTGAAGGCTTCGAATGTGAAAGCCTTGATGTCTAAAGAACATATCGATGGCGCACTGGTTGGTGGTGCCTCCCTTTCCGTGGAGCAGTTCCTTCCGATTGTGAACTTTGATAAGTAA
- a CDS encoding phosphoribosyltransferase family protein, whose translation MVIKEFITCDDIRDSALKLAHQMYKEDHFVPDIIYASLRGGAYMANVFSEYYKMVRIREQGRPVFYAAVVARSYGYLRTQTNVMVDGWTYSPEHLRTGDKILLVDDIFDTGKTVNALAEIIMRKGIPREDLKIAVFDYKVPLYKKEEPLPVQPDYFCRKHVLNSPDDERWIHYNCHEFLGLSSQEIDQQFQDEEVRNILHEVRGD comes from the coding sequence ATGGTAATTAAAGAATTCATTACATGCGATGATATTCGTGACAGTGCATTGAAGCTAGCGCATCAGATGTACAAGGAAGATCATTTCGTTCCGGATATTATTTATGCTTCACTCAGGGGTGGTGCCTATATGGCAAACGTCTTTAGTGAATATTACAAGATGGTACGTATCAGAGAACAGGGTAGACCCGTTTTTTATGCTGCTGTTGTTGCCCGTTCCTATGGGTACCTGCGAACCCAGACAAATGTCATGGTAGACGGATGGACATACAGTCCTGAGCACCTAAGAACAGGTGATAAGATCCTCTTGGTTGATGATATTTTTGATACAGGAAAAACGGTCAATGCATTGGCAGAAATCATCATGCGTAAGGGGATACCCCGTGAGGACCTCAAGATTGCTGTCTTCGATTACAAGGTTCCTCTCTACAAGAAGGAAGAACCCCTTCCAGTACAACCTGATTATTTCTGTCGTAAACATGTCCTTAACAGCCCTGATGATGAGCGTTGGATCCACTATAACTGTCACGAGTTCCTAGGCCTCAGCAGTCAGGAGATTGATCAGCAGTTCCAGGATGAAGAGGTCAGGAATATCCTCCATGAGGTAAGGGGAGACTAA
- a CDS encoding extracellular solute-binding protein, producing MKKMLLLMTISLVAIGMLFAGGATETAAPAKAAVSYEVTEPITIEWWHALEQQYWPLVEEIVGDFNNSDSLVTVEAKYIGNYATVNETLVAAHAAGSGLPALTVANTPYVAEYGKGGLTEDLTPYIEATGYDIDDFGEGMIAATSFEGKQVTLPFLISTQVIYYNKTMADKEGIVIPKKIDDLDAFMKKASKVSSDGTTDRWAIIIPGWDQWYFEPMYLNSGVKIVNEDRVSTDLAGPISVDLTKKFQNWVNNGYTYWASGTSASSNMRQNFVDQKTFSVIHTSSLYNLYTGLIGDSFELGMAWLPAGDTKISEIGGSVLLIPSKNDQKTKNAAWEFLQYLIGKDVNMKWADGTGYIPTRNSVLSSSEGDEFLERKPAFKAIFDNLDEINPRIQHPGWNQLATIWKSYLDQIMIEGVDVESNLEYMAEEIDEVLADSE from the coding sequence ATGAAAAAAATGCTACTTCTTATGACTATTTCATTAGTCGCAATAGGTATGCTCTTCGCCGGTGGTGCAACAGAAACAGCCGCTCCTGCAAAAGCAGCTGTATCATACGAAGTAACCGAACCGATCACGATCGAATGGTGGCATGCTCTTGAGCAGCAGTATTGGCCATTGGTCGAGGAAATTGTTGGAGATTTCAATAACAGCGATTCATTGGTTACTGTGGAAGCAAAATACATTGGTAACTATGCTACCGTAAACGAGACCTTGGTTGCTGCTCATGCAGCTGGAAGTGGTCTTCCTGCCCTTACTGTTGCAAACACTCCCTATGTTGCTGAATATGGTAAAGGTGGCCTTACGGAAGATCTTACCCCTTACATTGAAGCAACTGGGTATGATATCGACGACTTCGGCGAAGGTATGATTGCTGCAACCAGTTTTGAAGGGAAGCAAGTAACACTACCATTCCTTATTTCCACACAGGTTATTTACTACAATAAGACCATGGCGGACAAAGAAGGTATTGTTATTCCCAAGAAAATTGATGATCTTGATGCATTCATGAAGAAAGCAAGCAAGGTATCCAGCGATGGTACTACTGATCGTTGGGCGATCATCATCCCAGGTTGGGACCAGTGGTACTTCGAACCGATGTACCTCAATAGCGGTGTAAAGATTGTCAATGAAGATCGAGTAAGTACTGATCTTGCCGGCCCCATTTCTGTTGATCTCACCAAGAAGTTCCAGAACTGGGTCAATAATGGGTATACCTATTGGGCAAGTGGAACAAGTGCTTCTTCCAATATGAGACAGAATTTTGTCGATCAGAAGACATTCTCTGTTATTCATACAAGTAGCTTGTACAATCTCTATACTGGTTTGATTGGTGACAGTTTCGAGCTTGGCATGGCTTGGCTCCCAGCAGGGGACACCAAGATCAGTGAGATTGGTGGAAGTGTTCTGCTGATTCCTTCCAAGAATGACCAAAAGACCAAGAACGCTGCTTGGGAATTCCTGCAGTACCTGATCGGTAAGGATGTTAACATGAAGTGGGCTGATGGTACTGGTTACATCCCAACGAGAAACTCAGTTCTTTCCAGTTCAGAAGGTGATGAGTTCTTGGAGAGAAAGCCTGCATTCAAGGCAATTTTTGACAACCTTGATGAGATTAATCCAAGAATCCAGCACCCAGGTTGGAACCAATTGGCAACTATCTGGAAATCATATCTTGACCAGATTATGATCGAGGGTGTGGATGTAGAGTCCAATCTTGAATACATGGCTGAAGAGATTGATGAGGTTCTTGCAGACTCTGAGTAA
- the nusB gene encoding transcription antitermination factor NusB: MKTRHKARELALQTLYAMDFNHTLALESIPYIFSGITDEEYSLLEDDVKLYGMYLVRGTLENLEKIDESISKFSLNRPLERIDIVDRNILRMSVFCLMFGDIHPHIIIDEAVKLSQDFSTEVNYKFINGILDAMQKQLFPIQEQHTDDSFKD; the protein is encoded by the coding sequence ATGAAAACACGACATAAAGCACGCGAATTAGCGCTACAGACTCTCTATGCAATGGACTTCAATCATACACTTGCGTTGGAATCCATACCGTACATCTTCAGTGGTATCACTGATGAAGAATATAGCTTACTCGAGGATGATGTAAAACTCTATGGTATGTATCTTGTAAGGGGTACATTGGAAAATCTTGAGAAGATTGATGAATCGATCAGTAAGTTTTCACTCAATCGTCCTCTGGAGCGAATTGATATTGTAGACAGGAATATTCTCAGGATGAGTGTTTTCTGCCTCATGTTTGGGGATATCCATCCTCATATCATTATTGACGAAGCGGTAAAGCTGAGTCAGGATTTTTCCACTGAAGTAAACTATAAGTTCATCAATGGGATTCTGGATGCGATGCAGAAACAGCTTTTCCCTATTCAGGAGCAACATACCGATGATTCGTTTAAAGACTGA
- a CDS encoding DUF624 domain-containing protein, whose amino-acid sequence MNINTIFDPDNVVWAFLLKLYYLAFAGLLWFISSLPIITIGAATVSLYSYCFNVLDGNEGYVVRTFFSTFKRVFLQATMVFLLIAVCLAFLVFDAWFFLQQIPMLFFVAISLMLLVLVGSVHVFPLLSRKQQSLKTLLASSCILGFKHLPVSITVLVISGLFILSLYYAPVTIFFSAGLVCALSTMFVRALYIRIGI is encoded by the coding sequence ATGAATATCAATACTATTTTTGATCCTGATAACGTTGTATGGGCTTTTCTGCTGAAGCTGTACTATTTGGCCTTTGCAGGATTGCTCTGGTTTATATCCAGCCTCCCCATCATTACCATTGGTGCTGCTACAGTGAGTCTCTATTCATACTGTTTCAATGTACTGGATGGAAATGAAGGGTATGTTGTCAGGACCTTCTTTTCAACGTTCAAGCGTGTATTTCTTCAAGCTACTATGGTTTTTCTCCTAATCGCAGTATGTTTAGCCTTTCTGGTTTTTGATGCTTGGTTTTTTCTACAGCAGATCCCAATGCTTTTCTTTGTAGCTATAAGTCTCATGCTATTGGTATTAGTTGGATCGGTACATGTATTTCCCCTACTTTCTAGAAAACAACAGTCTTTGAAAACTCTACTAGCTTCTTCATGTATCTTGGGGTTCAAGCATCTTCCAGTAAGCATCACTGTTCTAGTAATTTCCGGATTATTCATCCTTTCACTGTATTATGCTCCTGTAACCATCTTTTTTTCCGCAGGATTGGTCTGTGCACTTTCAACAATGTTTGTACGCGCACTCTATATTCGTATTGGTATCTAA
- a CDS encoding phosphoglycerate kinase codes for MILNTIRECDFSGKKALIRVDFNVPIKDGVVTDDTRIRAALPTLKYLLDNGASLVVMSHRGRPKGKKNPEFSMAPIAKRFSELLGKDVQLASDVIGEEVTRQVASMKAGDVLLLENVRFYSEEEGNDPDFAKNLASLGDVYVNDAFGTAHRAHASTEGVSHYLPSYAGFLIEKEVKFMAPLLSNPEKPFVAIIGGSKVSSKISVLESLVKTCDTIVIGGGMAYTFLSVQGHTIGKSLVEEEYKDVASSFLAKAKEKGVQVILPVDHLCGAEFKEDAKAVSVDSTDIPENLIGMDIGPKTISLIVDAVTKAKSVVWNGPMGVFEFDAFAEGTLTVAKALAESQATSVVGGGDSVAAINKFDLADKISHVSTGGGASLEFLEGKVLPGIKALEK; via the coding sequence ATGATTCTAAATACCATTCGAGAGTGTGATTTTTCAGGCAAGAAAGCCTTGATTCGTGTAGATTTCAACGTACCCATCAAGGATGGCGTGGTTACTGATGATACACGTATAAGAGCTGCACTTCCTACCCTTAAGTATCTGTTGGATAACGGTGCATCACTTGTGGTCATGAGCCATCGTGGACGACCAAAAGGGAAGAAAAACCCTGAATTCTCCATGGCACCAATTGCAAAGCGTTTCAGTGAACTGCTGGGCAAAGATGTCCAACTTGCAAGTGATGTAATCGGCGAAGAGGTTACCAGACAGGTTGCTTCAATGAAAGCTGGTGATGTTCTCTTGTTGGAAAACGTCCGTTTCTACAGTGAAGAAGAGGGCAATGATCCCGATTTTGCAAAGAATCTTGCTTCCTTGGGTGATGTCTATGTAAATGATGCTTTTGGAACAGCACACCGTGCCCACGCTTCTACCGAAGGGGTGTCCCACTATCTGCCTTCCTATGCAGGCTTCCTTATTGAAAAGGAAGTTAAGTTTATGGCACCGCTCTTAAGCAACCCTGAAAAGCCTTTTGTTGCCATCATCGGAGGTTCCAAGGTTTCCAGTAAGATTAGCGTCTTGGAAAGTCTGGTAAAAACTTGTGATACGATAGTCATCGGTGGTGGAATGGCATATACATTCCTTTCTGTCCAAGGCCACACCATTGGAAAGAGTCTGGTTGAAGAAGAGTACAAGGATGTTGCTTCTTCCTTCCTGGCAAAAGCAAAAGAGAAGGGTGTACAGGTAATTCTTCCAGTTGACCATCTCTGTGGAGCTGAGTTCAAGGAAGATGCAAAGGCTGTCAGTGTTGATTCCACTGATATTCCAGAGAACCTGATCGGTATGGATATTGGCCCCAAAACCATATCCTTGATCGTTGATGCGGTCACCAAGGCAAAGAGTGTTGTTTGGAATGGTCCGATGGGTGTATTTGAGTTTGATGCATTCGCTGAGGGAACCCTTACCGTTGCCAAGGCACTTGCAGAGAGTCAAGCTACCTCTGTTGTTGGTGGCGGTGACTCTGTTGCAGCTATCAACAAGTTCGACTTGGCAGACAAGATCAGTCACGTAAGTACCGGTGGCGGTGCTTCGCTCGAGTTCCTCGAAGGAAAGGTTCTTCCAGGAATCAAGGCATTGGAGAAATAA